In Thermodesulfobacteriota bacterium, one DNA window encodes the following:
- a CDS encoding Na+/H+ antiporter subunit E: MARSLATILLLFGFWISLSGLVDLYHLGLGILSVLIVFYISGDLFLKEKPGKKKAKEFVRFINYIPYLLYSIFLANIEIIKLALHPKMMDLISPHIVRFRSKLKEDLPIVTFANSITLTPGTITVKIEENVLYVHAIDIKASGQLPGELEEKVAGIFKD; the protein is encoded by the coding sequence GTGGCGCGAAGCCTTGCAACAATACTTCTTCTTTTTGGGTTTTGGATATCACTTTCCGGACTTGTGGATCTCTACCATTTGGGCCTTGGAATATTAAGTGTTCTTATCGTCTTTTACATCTCAGGGGATCTCTTCCTAAAAGAGAAGCCTGGCAAAAAAAAGGCAAAAGAATTCGTAAGATTCATTAACTACATACCCTATCTCCTCTACAGCATATTTCTGGCGAATATCGAGATCATAAAACTCGCCCTACACCCAAAGATGATGGATCTCATAAGCCCGCATATAGTAAGGTTCAGATCTAAACTTAAAGAGGACCTACCTATTGTGACTTTCGCCAACTCTATAACCCTTACGCCTGGAACTATCACTGTTAAAATAGAGGAGAATGTACTTTATGTTCACGCAATAGATATAAAAGCCTCAGGGCAACTTCCAGGAGAGCTTGAAGAGAAAGTAGCGGGAATCTTTAAGGACTGA
- a CDS encoding PGPGW domain-containing protein encodes MHCLRIIRKVTVAFIGTIVLLIGIAMIVLPGPAFVFIPLGLAILASEFPWAKKLLKKLKNRVKRLKIDPEKNKPKEISDLLSSKMEDRVD; translated from the coding sequence ATGCACTGTCTGAGGATCATAAGAAAGGTAACGGTTGCCTTCATAGGAACGATTGTTCTTCTCATAGGTATAGCAATGATAGTATTGCCTGGGCCAGCGTTTGTATTCATACCTTTAGGTTTGGCAATCCTCGCAAGTGAGTTCCCTTGGGCGAAAAAGCTCCTCAAAAAGTTAAAAAACAGGGTAAAAAGGTTAAAGATAGATCCGGAAAAAAATAAGCCAAAAGAGATAAGCGATCTTTTATCTTCCAAGATGGAAGATCGAGTCGATTAA
- a CDS encoding homocysteine biosynthesis protein has translation MRTIEEINEKIKRGKVVVVTAEEMVELAKEKGVKKASQIVDVVTTGTFGPMCSTGMFINLGHSSPRIKLGGGRCFLNDVPAYTGLAAVDIYIGATALPDEDPRNSVYPGLFRYGGGHVIEDFVAGKNIKLVGFAYGTDCYPRRRIETYINKDNVNEAYLYNPRNCYQNYNVAVNLSNRIIYTYMGVLKPNMQNANYCSAGQLSPLLKDPNYRTIGIGTKIFLGGGVGFVVWRGTQHNPNVPRAENGTPKMPAGTLAVIGDAKTMNPRYLRGASFLGYGATIFVGIGIPIPVLDEEMAFYTSRGDDELWTQVVDYGTDYPENVKRSLGEVSYAELKSGVIKVNGRDVPAYPVSSYPLAVEIAQILKKWIEEGKFYLTKPVENLPGVGSDIKVCTLEEGRLNIL, from the coding sequence TTGAGGACCATAGAAGAGATAAATGAAAAGATAAAACGGGGTAAGGTCGTCGTTGTGACCGCAGAAGAGATGGTTGAACTGGCTAAAGAAAAAGGGGTAAAAAAGGCTTCTCAGATTGTCGATGTTGTGACAACGGGAACCTTCGGTCCCATGTGCAGTACCGGAATGTTCATAAATCTTGGCCATTCGAGTCCGAGAATTAAACTTGGGGGAGGTAGATGCTTTTTAAATGACGTTCCCGCCTACACAGGTCTTGCGGCAGTCGACATATATATCGGAGCCACGGCTCTTCCTGATGAGGATCCCAGAAACTCAGTGTATCCTGGTCTATTCAGATACGGCGGTGGCCATGTAATAGAAGACTTTGTTGCGGGAAAAAACATAAAGCTCGTAGGATTTGCATATGGGACCGACTGCTATCCAAGAAGGCGGATAGAGACGTACATAAACAAGGACAACGTGAACGAGGCTTACCTTTATAATCCGAGGAACTGTTACCAGAACTACAATGTGGCCGTGAACCTCTCGAACCGGATTATCTACACGTATATGGGAGTCCTAAAACCGAACATGCAGAATGCGAACTACTGTAGTGCTGGTCAACTGTCTCCTCTACTTAAAGATCCAAATTACAGGACCATAGGCATAGGAACAAAAATATTCTTGGGTGGAGGAGTAGGGTTCGTTGTATGGCGTGGCACCCAACATAACCCAAATGTTCCGAGGGCGGAAAATGGAACTCCAAAAATGCCCGCTGGTACACTGGCAGTCATCGGGGATGCAAAGACGATGAACCCCAGGTATCTTAGAGGTGCAAGCTTTTTGGGATATGGTGCAACAATCTTCGTAGGAATAGGAATACCGATTCCAGTCCTTGACGAAGAGATGGCTTTCTACACATCCAGGGGCGACGACGAACTTTGGACCCAGGTTGTGGATTACGGGACTGACTACCCGGAAAATGTAAAAAGATCTTTGGGCGAAGTGAGTTACGCAGAGCTCAAATCAGGCGTGATAAAAGTTAACGGCAGAGACGTTCCTGCCTATCCCGTCTCCAGCTATCCTCTGGCAGTTGAGATAGCTCAGATACTCAAAAAATGGATCGAGGAGGGGAAATTCTATCTCACTAAGCCTGTTGAAAATCTTCCTGGGGTTGGGTCTGACATAAAAGTTTGTACCCTGGAAGAGGGAAGACTAAATATTCTGTGA
- a CDS encoding MBL fold metallo-hydrolase produces MRILEDLYVYPWMSFTENNCNTVFIDGKIPVLVDPGHKHLFNHVIEGMANDGKVVDSVKLIILTHGHPDHSEAADLFGDDVIKAISFDEFEYISREGKELFLASGSQLPKNNWKIFLKEGKLKIGEKTFRIISTPGHSPGSICIYWEEKRLLISGDTVFYMGVGRFDLPGGDEGLLKESIRKLSKLDVEYLIPGHGEILAGAKVIKKNFRIILEEFF; encoded by the coding sequence GTGAGAATTTTAGAAGATTTGTACGTTTATCCGTGGATGTCCTTTACCGAAAACAACTGTAATACCGTATTTATCGATGGAAAGATTCCTGTTCTTGTCGATCCGGGTCACAAGCATCTTTTCAATCATGTGATCGAGGGTATGGCGAATGACGGAAAGGTTGTGGATAGCGTAAAGTTAATCATCTTAACACATGGCCACCCAGACCATTCGGAGGCAGCTGACCTTTTCGGAGACGATGTTATAAAAGCCATAAGCTTCGACGAGTTCGAGTACATCTCTAGAGAGGGAAAAGAGCTCTTTCTAGCCTCCGGTTCTCAACTACCGAAAAACAATTGGAAGATATTTTTAAAAGAAGGTAAGCTTAAAATCGGGGAAAAGACATTTAGAATAATAAGTACACCCGGACATTCTCCTGGCTCTATCTGCATTTACTGGGAGGAGAAACGACTTTTAATTTCCGGTGATACTGTCTTCTACATGGGTGTGGGAAGGTTTGACCTTCCAGGAGGAGATGAAGGGCTGTTAAAGGAAAGTATTCGTAAGCTTTCCAAACTTGATGTGGAATATCTTATTCCCGGTCACGGAGAAATACTGGCCGGCGCTAAAGTTATAAAGAAAAACTTCCGGATCATACTTGAGGAATTTTTTTGA
- the htpX gene encoding zinc metalloprotease HtpX, translating into MNHLKTFILMTALTILFVFVGSLIGGKEGAYIAFAIALAMNLISYWFSDRIVLAMYGAKEVSEREAPELYRIVYNLAQKANIPVPRVYIIENDSPNAFATGRNPANGVVAVTTGILRLLNRDELEGVLAHEISHIKHRDILVQTIAATLAGAITMLANFARFTVFFGGRPSEEEEGGGAGNVLALIIFSVIAAFAAMLIQLAISRSREYLADEGGARLCGNPLYLASALRKLALGVARVPMVDANPSTAPMFIVNPLRGEAILALFSTHPPIEERIRRLEAMAYLR; encoded by the coding sequence ATGAACCACTTAAAAACATTCATTCTCATGACCGCACTGACGATTCTATTCGTCTTTGTTGGGAGTCTCATAGGGGGAAAAGAGGGAGCATACATAGCCTTCGCCATAGCTTTGGCAATGAACCTCATAAGCTACTGGTTCTCGGATAGGATCGTTCTTGCCATGTATGGGGCTAAAGAGGTATCCGAAAGAGAAGCTCCTGAGCTTTATAGAATCGTTTATAATTTGGCGCAGAAGGCAAATATTCCTGTCCCCAGAGTATACATAATAGAAAACGATAGTCCCAATGCCTTCGCGACAGGAAGGAACCCAGCAAATGGGGTTGTGGCTGTTACAACTGGCATACTGAGACTCCTAAATAGGGACGAACTCGAAGGAGTCCTCGCCCATGAGATCTCACATATAAAGCACAGGGATATTCTTGTTCAGACCATAGCGGCAACATTGGCCGGTGCTATTACCATGCTTGCTAATTTCGCGAGATTCACGGTGTTTTTCGGAGGCCGACCGTCTGAGGAAGAAGAAGGTGGAGGCGCTGGGAACGTTTTAGCACTCATAATCTTTTCAGTGATTGCAGCTTTCGCGGCCATGCTGATTCAGCTTGCAATCTCAAGATCGAGGGAATACTTAGCAGACGAAGGAGGAGCCAGGCTCTGTGGTAATCCGCTTTATCTCGCCTCTGCTTTGAGAAAGCTCGCTTTGGGAGTAGCAAGGGTCCCAATGGTCGATGCAAATCCATCGACAGCCCCCATGTTCATTGTTAACCCGTTACGGGGTGAGGCAATTCTCGCTCTTTTTAGCACGCATCCACCCATTGAAGAAAGGATAAGAAGACTGGAGGCCATGGCCTATCTCAGGTAA
- a CDS encoding methyltransferase domain-containing protein, with amino-acid sequence MRIIQRVEKGSFLDQELDSYFSRSITDQSKKSLIYDIAAGVVRWRLYLEWLISLYVKKRTKKQLEILLKIALYQLEFMRKPFYHVINETVSFAKSKWGDEIGNFVNAVLRNHMRTKDSLNPPNLSIKYSFPGWLVARWEKRFKEETATLLFCLNRPLRFGLRINTKLISQKEAIDLLNRKGISVEKGKYLNYALYTKKLMPLLQDDLFKEGFIYVQDEASQLSVEAMNLAGGELVLDACCGYGTKTRQILDLWGSRCKVVCIDKSRNKVKKVSDRALRVVGDILALPFKQNLFDSILLDAPCSSLGIIHKHPEIKWRVEEEDIQRLAEIQLSLLEALWETLKPGGSLVYSVCSFEPEETFWVIEKFQKKLNAKLVRALPFTEEPYFISIPHKSGMDGFFIAKFKKICA; translated from the coding sequence ATCCGGATCATACAAAGGGTTGAAAAGGGATCTTTTCTGGATCAAGAGCTAGATAGTTATTTTTCCCGAAGTATTACTGACCAGTCGAAAAAATCCTTAATATACGACATAGCTGCGGGTGTTGTAAGGTGGAGACTTTATCTTGAGTGGTTAATTTCACTGTACGTCAAAAAAAGGACAAAGAAACAGTTAGAAATCCTCTTAAAGATAGCCCTTTATCAGCTCGAGTTCATGAGGAAACCATTCTATCACGTCATAAATGAGACGGTTTCCTTTGCAAAGTCGAAATGGGGGGATGAGATTGGAAACTTCGTAAATGCGGTTCTGAGAAACCACATGCGTACGAAGGACAGTTTGAATCCCCCTAATCTCTCGATAAAGTATTCATTTCCCGGATGGCTGGTTGCAAGGTGGGAGAAGAGGTTTAAGGAAGAGACGGCAACACTCCTTTTTTGTCTCAATAGACCTCTTAGGTTCGGTCTCAGGATAAACACAAAGCTCATATCTCAGAAAGAGGCCATTGATCTTTTGAACAGAAAAGGCATTTCCGTTGAGAAAGGTAAATATCTTAACTACGCTCTATACACAAAAAAGCTTATGCCCCTTCTTCAGGATGACCTTTTCAAGGAAGGGTTCATCTATGTTCAGGACGAGGCTTCCCAGCTTTCAGTGGAAGCAATGAATTTGGCCGGTGGGGAGCTTGTACTCGATGCGTGTTGTGGTTACGGCACAAAGACGAGACAAATTTTAGACTTATGGGGAAGCCGGTGTAAAGTGGTATGTATCGATAAGTCTAGAAACAAAGTGAAAAAAGTTTCAGATCGCGCACTCCGCGTAGTGGGAGATATTCTTGCCTTACCATTTAAACAGAATCTCTTTGACTCCATTCTTCTTGACGCTCCTTGTTCTTCTCTTGGAATCATTCACAAGCATCCGGAAATAAAGTGGCGTGTAGAAGAAGAAGACATTCAAAGATTAGCGGAAATTCAGCTTTCCCTCCTTGAGGCCCTCTGGGAAACACTAAAACCGGGAGGGAGTCTCGTATACAGTGTTTGCTCTTTCGAACCTGAAGAGACTTTTTGGGTTATAGAAAAGTTTCAGAAAAAATTAAATGCTAAACTTGTGAGGGCTCTTCCTTTTACGGAAGAACCATACTTCATATCTATACCCCATAAAAGCGGGATGGATGGTTTTTTCATTGCAAAGTTCAAAAAGATATGCGCTTAA
- a CDS encoding PASTA domain-containing protein, whose protein sequence is MFLYLIAFFSIFAISVYLTTGILLKSKREVLCPEVRGLYVSEAEKILEDLGLILEVSKYEKRDDVERGVIVRQRPEPNVPVKLGRKVYVTISLGPELISVPDLRGLFLDAAENVLKDNKLSLLRVIFVPSHKDGKVVAQIPAYGEKIKEKGGVVLIVGKRPDDFFVVPDLKSSTLDELLDELDSKKIAFKVVSINGDSLDARCTITSEKKAGSILRPGEVLTFNVKCGG, encoded by the coding sequence GTGTTCCTGTATCTTATTGCCTTCTTTTCTATTTTCGCTATTTCCGTGTATCTAACAACGGGTATCCTTTTAAAATCGAAGAGGGAAGTTCTGTGCCCCGAGGTTCGAGGCCTTTATGTTTCTGAGGCAGAAAAAATCCTTGAAGATTTGGGTCTTATACTTGAGGTCTCCAAGTACGAAAAAAGGGACGATGTGGAAAGAGGGGTAATTGTGCGCCAAAGACCAGAACCGAACGTTCCGGTTAAGCTCGGAAGGAAGGTTTATGTCACCATCTCACTGGGACCTGAGCTCATATCAGTACCGGATTTGAGAGGCCTCTTTTTAGATGCTGCCGAAAATGTACTCAAAGATAACAAACTGAGTCTTTTAAGGGTGATTTTTGTGCCTAGCCATAAAGACGGTAAAGTGGTAGCTCAGATACCGGCGTACGGAGAAAAAATTAAGGAAAAAGGTGGGGTTGTCTTGATTGTGGGCAAAAGGCCTGACGATTTTTTCGTTGTACCTGATCTTAAAAGCTCCACGTTGGATGAACTCCTGGACGAACTTGATTCCAAAAAAATAGCTTTTAAAGTGGTCTCAATTAACGGAGATTCATTAGACGCAAGATGTACAATCACTAGCGAAAAAAAAGCAGGCTCCATATTGAGGCCAGGTGAGGTTTTAACATTTAATGTCAAATGTGGAGGCTGA
- the rpe gene encoding ribulose-phosphate 3-epimerase, translating into MQGVLIAASLLSCDFLNLEKEIRQVDEAGCDIIHVDVMDGHFVPNLTIGPMIVEAIRKVTKKPLDCHLMVKNPASMVRDFIEAGADIVTVHIEAEEHILRTIDFIKKAGKKAGVTLNPGTSLSLVEEVIPYIDLLLIMTVNPGFGGQTFIPSMYEKIRRAKSMIREKKEEVLLEVDGGVKASNAKLLVELGADILVMGTEIFKSKDYKKKIEEIREIVAK; encoded by the coding sequence ATGCAAGGGGTACTTATTGCAGCATCTTTGCTTTCCTGCGATTTTTTGAATCTAGAAAAGGAAATCCGACAAGTGGACGAGGCAGGGTGCGATATCATCCATGTGGATGTTATGGATGGCCATTTTGTTCCAAATCTCACCATCGGACCAATGATCGTGGAAGCCATAAGGAAAGTGACGAAAAAACCTTTGGACTGTCATCTTATGGTGAAGAACCCCGCATCGATGGTTCGGGATTTCATTGAGGCCGGTGCTGACATAGTAACGGTCCATATAGAGGCAGAGGAGCACATTCTGCGGACGATCGATTTTATCAAAAAGGCTGGCAAAAAGGCGGGTGTCACATTAAATCCTGGAACTAGTCTCTCTTTGGTTGAAGAGGTCATTCCTTATATAGACCTTCTTCTTATCATGACAGTAAATCCGGGTTTTGGCGGCCAGACATTTATACCCTCCATGTACGAGAAGATAAGAAGGGCTAAATCCATGATAAGAGAAAAAAAGGAAGAAGTCCTCCTCGAAGTGGACGGGGGGGTCAAGGCTTCCAACGCGAAACTCCTTGTTGAATTGGGAGCAGACATACTCGTTATGGGTACAGAGATCTTTAAAAGCAAAGACTATAAAAAGAAGATAGAGGAGATAAGAGAGATTGTGGCAAAGTAA
- a CDS encoding DUF3786 domain-containing protein yields MWQSKRQKKLAQKKELETLRREIQKEELEKLLPKTNLKYEKDKTLLVEIPFLSEKVAVEIPSLLFKKEGTRTMEMPSKIILLKYLKNLGALVSLCELSNLRKLTFFNEGVKRSVEKAFGNDLDLFIKCALSLGGQISKDPWHFVTFSVLPGVKLLMRLSEANEEKPANLEVYVPETLFGIFSPEEINYLAKYTLRKLLKEGKRLVSEDSF; encoded by the coding sequence TTGTGGCAAAGTAAAAGGCAAAAAAAATTAGCTCAAAAAAAGGAGCTTGAGACTCTAAGAAGGGAGATTCAAAAAGAAGAACTAGAAAAGCTCCTTCCAAAGACGAACCTCAAATACGAAAAAGACAAAACCTTACTTGTAGAAATACCTTTTCTCAGTGAGAAAGTAGCAGTAGAAATACCGTCTTTACTATTCAAAAAAGAAGGAACACGAACTATGGAAATGCCTTCAAAGATAATCCTCCTTAAATATCTTAAAAATTTAGGAGCCTTGGTTAGCCTATGCGAATTATCAAACTTGAGAAAACTGACCTTTTTTAACGAGGGAGTGAAAAGAAGCGTTGAAAAGGCATTCGGTAACGATCTAGATCTTTTTATAAAATGTGCCCTGTCTCTCGGTGGCCAAATCTCAAAAGATCCTTGGCATTTTGTCACTTTTTCAGTACTACCGGGTGTAAAACTCCTTATGAGGCTATCCGAGGCAAATGAGGAAAAACCGGCAAACTTGGAAGTCTACGTCCCAGAGACACTCTTTGGCATTTTTTCACCCGAAGAAATCAACTATTTGGCGAAGTACACTTTAAGGAAGCTCTTAAAAGAGGGGAAAAGGCTTGTATCAGAAGACTCTTTTTAG
- a CDS encoding acyl-CoA/acyl-ACP dehydrogenase → MLMDLTDLQKDIKKAAREFAEGEFKEKAKYFDETEEFDFSLHKKACEHGFVGTFIKEEYGGHGLGFLEHSLITEEFWRVDPGCGQAILSCTFGAEMIQQYGTEEQKRTYLPPLVRGDAIMGFGITEPDAGSDVVSIKTRAEKRGDRYIINGTKMFITNGCVANYILIFCITQAEEKDPHRRFSVILVETERKGFEAQKIKGKLGIRASNTAEIKLTDVEVPVTNLIGKEGYGFYQLMDFFNRTRLHVAAQGVGVAQGALEMAINHVKRRKAFGKTLAELQGVQFKLAEMATKIEAARCLYWRAAYLLDHGKIDPMLISMAKWYGGEVGVYVTNEALQLHGGYGYIADYDIQRFYRDAKIVEIYEGSKEVEKAIIARELLKRVF, encoded by the coding sequence ATGCTCATGGATCTTACTGATCTGCAAAAAGACATAAAAAAAGCAGCAAGAGAATTTGCTGAGGGGGAGTTCAAAGAAAAAGCAAAGTATTTTGATGAAACAGAAGAGTTTGATTTTTCACTTCATAAGAAAGCGTGTGAACATGGATTCGTTGGAACTTTCATTAAAGAAGAATACGGTGGCCACGGACTTGGCTTTCTTGAACATTCTCTGATAACGGAGGAGTTTTGGAGGGTGGACCCGGGCTGTGGTCAGGCGATTTTGTCTTGTACGTTCGGGGCGGAGATGATACAGCAGTATGGGACAGAAGAACAAAAGCGAACGTATCTTCCTCCGCTCGTCAGAGGGGATGCGATTATGGGATTCGGTATAACAGAGCCGGACGCTGGTAGCGACGTGGTGTCGATAAAAACGAGGGCAGAAAAACGGGGTGACAGGTACATAATAAATGGGACTAAAATGTTCATAACGAATGGGTGCGTTGCCAATTACATCCTTATTTTCTGCATTACCCAGGCGGAAGAAAAGGACCCTCACAGAAGGTTCAGTGTAATACTTGTGGAGACAGAAAGAAAGGGATTTGAGGCCCAAAAGATCAAAGGTAAGTTGGGGATCAGGGCTTCAAATACAGCCGAAATAAAGCTTACGGATGTGGAGGTGCCAGTGACGAATCTTATCGGTAAGGAGGGCTATGGATTCTACCAGCTTATGGACTTCTTCAATAGAACAAGACTACACGTTGCGGCTCAAGGTGTTGGGGTTGCGCAGGGAGCTTTGGAAATGGCCATAAATCATGTAAAGAGAAGAAAAGCATTTGGCAAGACTTTGGCTGAACTTCAGGGTGTTCAGTTTAAGCTCGCCGAGATGGCGACAAAAATAGAGGCTGCAAGATGTCTTTATTGGAGAGCGGCGTATCTTCTTGACCACGGAAAGATCGACCCCATGCTAATATCGATGGCAAAGTGGTACGGTGGGGAAGTGGGTGTGTATGTCACAAATGAGGCCCTCCAGTTGCACGGCGGTTACGGTTACATCGCAGATTACGACATCCAGCGCTTCTATAGAGACGCAAAGATAGTTGAGATATACGAGGGTTCAAAAGAGGTGGAAAAGGCGATAATAGCGAGAGAACTCCTAAAAAGAGTCTTCTGA
- the ychF gene encoding redox-regulated ATPase YchF yields the protein MGVTCGIIGLPNSGKTTIFNAITGLSAPNEPYPFCTIEPNVGIVSVPDERLDKLASILKPERVTATTMEFFDVAGLIKDAHKGEGLGNKFLSHIRSVDALAHVVRCFHRKDVTHMYGSVDPIRDIEIVETELVISDLEVIEDRIRKLERISKISGEKQKKEMTLLLRVKSLLERNTFIDMSNFDEEELSILKPLNLLSSKPFFYVANIDEDSLNFTPFDELEAYAKKRGTTVVYICGRLEEELASLPKDEKKVYMEMYGLKEVGALKIIRTAYSVLGLITFYTIVGKEVRAWAVRQGTRCSEAARKIHSDMERGFIKAEVLSYEDFLKTGSEKEAKEKGYVHIEGRDYVVKDGDILHIKFHA from the coding sequence ATGGGAGTTACGTGCGGTATAATCGGATTGCCAAATTCTGGAAAGACAACAATATTTAACGCGATTACGGGTCTTTCTGCTCCTAACGAGCCGTATCCTTTCTGCACCATTGAGCCAAATGTTGGTATAGTGTCTGTACCCGATGAGAGATTAGATAAGCTTGCCTCCATTTTAAAACCTGAACGAGTAACAGCCACAACGATGGAATTCTTTGACGTGGCAGGTCTGATAAAGGATGCCCATAAGGGGGAAGGCCTGGGAAATAAATTTCTGTCTCATATAAGAAGCGTCGATGCTTTGGCCCATGTGGTAAGGTGCTTCCACAGGAAAGATGTGACGCATATGTATGGAAGCGTAGACCCCATAAGAGACATCGAGATAGTAGAAACGGAACTAGTGATTTCGGACCTGGAAGTTATAGAGGATAGAATAAGAAAACTGGAGCGGATTTCAAAGATCTCTGGTGAGAAACAGAAAAAAGAAATGACCCTTCTATTGAGAGTAAAGTCCTTGCTTGAGCGTAATACCTTCATAGACATGTCCAACTTTGACGAAGAGGAATTGTCGATTCTCAAACCCTTAAATCTTTTGAGTTCCAAACCATTCTTTTACGTTGCGAACATAGATGAGGATTCTCTAAACTTTACTCCTTTTGACGAACTGGAAGCTTACGCAAAAAAAAGGGGAACAACCGTGGTTTACATATGTGGAAGGCTTGAAGAAGAACTAGCCTCATTACCCAAAGACGAAAAGAAAGTGTACATGGAGATGTACGGACTTAAAGAAGTAGGAGCCCTAAAAATAATAAGGACCGCTTATAGTGTACTGGGACTCATCACTTTTTATACGATTGTGGGAAAGGAAGTGAGGGCATGGGCTGTAAGACAAGGAACACGTTGCTCTGAGGCGGCAAGAAAGATCCATTCAGACATGGAAAGAGGATTTATAAAGGCTGAGGTTCTATCGTACGAAGATTTTTTAAAAACCGGATCAGAAAAGGAGGCTAAAGAAAAAGGTTATGTCCATATAGAGGGAAGAGACTACGTAGTAAAAGATGGTGACATTTTGCACATAAAATTTCACGCTTGA
- the pth gene encoding aminoacyl-tRNA hydrolase: MLLVCGLGNSDLTLRNTRHNTGYFVIEKLSEKFKVSLDRVLESCLIGISDEVILAKPQSFMNLSGGPIVRLLRKLGLTNESLVLVHDDMDLKFGELKIKWDGGDGGHRGVRSVIEHIGTKEFLRVKVGIGRPKNEPPEEYVLSPFTEEERKILPEILERAAMAVETVIREGRAKAMSIFNRKWSI; the protein is encoded by the coding sequence GTGCTTTTGGTATGCGGGCTGGGAAATAGTGATTTAACCCTAAGAAATACCAGGCATAATACCGGATACTTCGTGATCGAAAAACTTTCAGAAAAATTCAAAGTGTCTCTCGATAGAGTCCTTGAATCTTGCCTCATCGGGATTTCCGATGAAGTAATACTTGCCAAACCTCAAAGCTTTATGAACCTTTCAGGGGGACCGATTGTGCGTCTCCTTAGGAAGTTAGGTTTAACGAATGAAAGTCTAGTTTTGGTTCATGACGATATGGACCTAAAGTTCGGTGAACTTAAAATAAAATGGGATGGAGGGGATGGAGGACACAGGGGGGTCAGGTCAGTTATAGAACATATCGGCACAAAAGAATTTCTAAGAGTAAAAGTGGGCATCGGGAGGCCTAAAAATGAGCCTCCAGAAGAGTACGTGCTTTCCCCCTTCACGGAGGAGGAAAGGAAGATCCTCCCGGAGATACTAGAAAGGGCAGCCATGGCAGTTGAAACTGTAATAAGGGAGGGAAGGGCAAAGGCCATGAGCATATTTAACAGAAAATGGAGTATATGA
- a CDS encoding 50S ribosomal protein L25: protein MDGIYINAERRSITGKSAARRLRANNKIPAIVYGKDIEPIPISVDLREWNRFHRNLKRTTIATLRLKSGDGYEERPVMVKEIQRDYLGDKVLHIDFLQISMERPVEVEVGIHLVGDSIGAKKGGVIEQHLHTVLIECLPGQIPERIDVDISNLDIGDSIHLNEIQIPGVRILGNLEVALVTIVPPTVEEAIPAAEAEEPEKIERERKEKEED, encoded by the coding sequence ATGGATGGAATTTATATCAATGCGGAAAGAAGGTCGATTACCGGAAAATCTGCAGCGAGGAGACTTCGGGCAAATAATAAGATCCCTGCTATAGTTTACGGGAAAGATATAGAGCCCATTCCTATTTCTGTTGATTTAAGGGAATGGAACAGATTTCACAGGAATCTCAAAAGAACAACCATAGCCACACTTAGGCTCAAAAGTGGCGACGGTTATGAAGAAAGACCGGTTATGGTGAAAGAGATTCAGCGGGATTATTTGGGAGATAAGGTTCTCCACATAGATTTTTTGCAGATCTCTATGGAGAGGCCAGTGGAAGTCGAAGTTGGTATCCATCTGGTTGGTGATTCGATAGGTGCTAAAAAAGGTGGGGTCATTGAACAACACCTTCATACTGTCTTAATCGAGTGTTTGCCAGGCCAGATCCCAGAAAGGATAGATGTCGACATATCCAATCTCGATATCGGAGATTCTATACATTTAAACGAGATACAAATACCCGGTGTGCGAATACTTGGAAACTTAGAAGTTGCACTTGTCACAATAGTTCCTCCAACCGTAGAAGAAGCTATTCCTGCTGCAGAAGCAGAAGAACCTGAAAAGATAGAAAGGGAGAGAAAAGAGAAAGAAGAGGATTGA